One Bacillota bacterium genomic window, GATCGGACCGTGGCGGAAGCCACCGCGGCCGGCGCCCGGGTGATTGCTTTGTCGGAAAACCAGGGGAAGGGTGCCGCCATGTATGCGGGGCTGCAGGCCACCTCGCAGGAAGTGATTCTCTTTCTGGACGGTGACCTGTTGGGCTTGACGCCGAGACACGTAGAAAAGCTGCTACAGCCCATCTTGGAGGAACGGGCCGACATGGCCGTAGGAATCTTTGACACGGGGCGGGTCTGTACCGACTTGGCCCAAAGGATCGCCCCCCACTTATCCGGGCAGCGGGCCCTGCGGCGCAGTGCCCTTGCCGGGGCCCCCGGATTTCAGGAGGCGGGCTTTGGGGTGGAGACCTTAATTACCCAGTATGCCCGGGAGATGGGATGGCGGGTGGTTACCATTTCCCTGAAGCATGTGTCCCACCGCCTGAAGGAGGAAAAACAAGGCTTCCTAAAGGGTCTGTGTACCCGTTTCTCCATGTATCGGGAGATCTTGAAAGTGGTGTTTTCCCGCGGACATTAGTCTGTACTCTCGGAACTTCCACTAGTCCTGAGGACCTTTCTGTCCTATTTTCTATTCGAAAGAGGGATTACAGTGCGGTATTGCATTCGTCCAGATGATAAATGCTCTAGGTTAAGTGCGTTCCTGAAGCAAGTCAACGGGGAGCTACCCCTGGGGGATTTGGACGACGTCCGCATTATTAAGGTTGACGTGGATCTGGCCAATTGTCGCTGGACTTTGCACCTGGATCAAAACTTGGATCAGGTGATTCTAGATCGGCTCCAGAACCTGCATGAATGTATTCCGGGGCTGAAGGAGATCCATTTTTGCTGTGACCCGGCCCCGCAGGATGAGACAGACCCCTATATGCAGTTGGTGCTGCAGCAACGGGCGAAACTACAGGAGCAGCGCCCGGAAAACGGTACGGCTAAACCAAAACAGGAGAACAATGTGATCAAAGGGCGCAAGGTCGCTCAACCACCCGTTCCCATCCGGCAGTTGGGCGAACCCGGTGAGTCGGTGGTGATCAAAGGGGAACTCATGTCCCTGGAAAGTAGGGTGATCCGCCGGGGGGGTAGCCTCCTGATTATGGACTTCACCGACTATACCGATTCCATCACCGCTAAGCTCTTCGTCGACGATGAGGATCAGATCGCGGAGAAAATGGTGGTGGGCAACTGGTATGTGCTCCGGGGGGACTTGGAGATTGACCGGTACAGCCAGGAGCTTTGCCTGACCGTACGGGATGTATCCGTTGGGGAGGCACCGGAAGTCCGGGATGAGGCGGAGGTAAAACGTGTGGAGCTCCATCTGCACTCCCGGATGAGTGCCATGGACAGTGTGGTGGACCTGCAGACCGCAGTCAAACAGGCGGCGAAGTGGGGACATCCTGCAATCGCCGTTACCGATCACGGTTGTGTCCAAGCCTTCCCCGAAGCCTATAACGCCGGCAAGAAGAACGGGATCAAGATCATCTACGGGGTGGAAGGGTACTTGACCGATTCCGAAGAACCCGAAGCCCCCACGTACCATATTGTCCTCCTGGTGCAAAACCAAAAGGGGTTGAAAAACCTCTATGAACTCATTTCGATCAGTCATATCGAGCACTTTTACCGTCATCCTCGGATTTTGCGCCGGGAACTGGACAAACGTCGGGAAGGTTTGCTTTTGGGCTCCGCCTGTGAAGCTGGCGAACTGATGCAGGCCCTCATCCATAAGGCCCCCTATGAAAGACTTAAGGAGATTGCTCGGTATTATGATTACTTGGAAATCCAACCTTTAGGCAACAATGAATTTCTTATCGGTTCTCCCCAAGTGCCCACTCGGGAAACCCTCATGGATTTGAACCGCACGGTGGTGAAGCTGGGGGATGAATTGGGGCTTCCGGTGGTGGCTACCGGGGACGTTCATTTCCTGCGGCCCCATGACGAGGTATACCGGCGGATTTTGATGGCGGGCCAGGGGTATGGGGATGCGGAACGGCAGGCTCCCCTGTACCTGCGTACCACCGCCGAAATGTTGGCGGAGTTTGCGTATCTGGGGGATCGGGCGGAGGAAGTGGTGATCCACAATCCCCGGCGGATCGCCGACAGCATCGAAGAACTGCGTCCTGTTCCCGCAGGGCTTCACCCGCCCAAGATGCCCGAGGCGGAGGAACTGGTTCCCAAGATGAGCTACGAAAGGGCCCGGGCCCTATACGGGGAGGATTTGCCGGAGATTGTGGCCGCCCGCTTGGACAAGGAACTGAAGGCCATCGTGGGCAACGGCTACGCGGCCTTGTACTGGATCGCCCACTTGCTTACCCGCAAATCCATGGAGGAGGGCTATTTGGTGGGGTCCCGGGGTTCGGTAGGCTCGTCCTTTGTGGCCACCATGTGCGGGATCACCGAGGTGAACCCCCTGCCGCCCCATTATCGGTGCCCGCAGTGCAAACATTCCCAGTTCATCACCGATGGGAGCGTAGCCTGTGGGGTGGATCTGCCCCGGCAGGATTGTCCCCGGTGCGGTACCCCCCTCGATCGCGACGGCTTTGATATCCCCTTTGAGGTGTTCTTGGGGTTTGAAGGGGACAAGGTGCCGGATATCGACCTCAACTTCTCCGGGGAGTGTCAGGCGGCTATCCATGCCTACACCGAAGAGCTGTTCGGTAAGGAGCAGGTCTTCCGGGCGGGGACCATCAGCACCCTGGCGGAACGGACGGCCTATGGTTTTGTCAAGAATTACTTGGACAGCAAAGGGATAGTCGCCCGTAATGCGGAGATCAACCGGCTGGTGCGCGGTTGCTCCGGTGTCCGGCGGACCACAGGACAGCATCCCGGGGGGATGGTGGTGATCCCCGTGGGTTGCAGTGTCTGTGAGTTCACGCCGGTGCAGTATCCGGCTAACGACCGGAACAGTGGGACGATCACCACCCACTTTGACTTCCACTCCATCGATGAGACTTTGGTGAAGTTGGATATCCTGGGCCATGATGACCCGACGGTGCTGCGGATGTTGCAGGACATGACCGGTGTCGATCCCTTGCAGATCCCTTTGGATGACCCGGACACCATGAGTATCTTTTCCGGGGTAGAGGCCCTCAAGGTGCGGCCCGAGGACATTGGGGAAGAGGTGGGGACCATCGGGATCCCCGAGTTTGGTACCCGGTTTGTGCGGGGGATGCTGAAGGAAACCCGGCCCAAGACCTTTGGGGATCTGGTGCGTATATCGGGCTTTTCCCATGGTACCGACGTGTGGGCTAACAACGCCCAGGATCTGATCAAAAACGGGATTGCCACTTTGGAGGAGGCCATTGCCACCCGCGACGACATTATGCTTTATCTCATCCAGCGGGGTCTACCCTCCAAGCACGCCTTTACCATTATGGAGCAAGTGCGGAAGGGCCGGGGGTTGAAGCCGGAGGACATCGAGGCGATGAAAGCCAAGGAGGTTCCCCAGTGGTATATCGAGTCCTGTCAAAAGATCAGCTACATGTTCCCCAAGGCCCACGCGGTGGCCTACGTGATGATGTCCTTCCGCATCGCCTACTTCAAGGTCCATCACCCTGACGCCTTCTATGCCGCGTATTTCACCACCAAGGCCGAGGAGTTCGACGCGGATCTGATCCTGGCGGGACCCGACCAGATGCGCCGGGTGATCCAAAAGGTGGAGAACAACTGGGCCGATGCCACCGCGAAGGACAAAAGCGTAGCGTCCATCTTGGAGGTGGCTCTAGAGGCCATGGCCCGGGGGATACGGTTTTTGCCGGTGGATCTATATCGGTCCGATGCTACCAAGTTCCGGGTGGTGGAGCCCAACACTCTGCTGCCGCCTTTAATTGGTTTACAGGGTCTAGGCAAGAACGCGGCGGAAAACATCGTCCAGGCTCGCTGCCAGCCCTTTACCTCCATCGAGGATTTCAAGGAGCGGACCGGGGCCAGTAAGACGGTCATCGAAACCCTCATGGAGCACGGTTGTCTGGAAGGTCTGCCTTCCACTGACCAAATGCAGCTGTTTTAACTTCTAGGTTGTCCCCCCTGTGGCATAGGATGCAACAGGGGGGATGAACTTATGTCCAACTACCTGCGTTTCCAACGGGAGATCCTACCGATTTTGGCCCCGAGCCTTCGGAAGCTTATTGCCTCTTTGCCCCAAAACCTGGTGGGTGCCCTAGAGGAGCTGCGCCTGCGGGCCCTGCGGCCCTTGGGGGTGGTTTGTAACCGCGGTGATGGCTTTTTGCAGGCAAGTGGAAGGATTGTAAGCGAGCCCGAAAGGGGATACATGGTAACTAGGGAGGAACTGGCCACCACTGTGGAGCTTATCAGCCAGCACTCCCTTTATGCCTATGTGGAGGAAATGCGCCACGGCTATATCACCATCCCTGGCGGACACCGGGTGGGTCTGTGCGGCCGGACGGTGGTGGAGGAGCGTCGGGTGGTGCTCTTGAGGGATATCCAGTCTTTGAATATTCGCATCTCCCGTCAGGTGCTAGGAGCGGCGGATTCGGTGATGGAACACATCCTTGGACCCTGTGGTCGAATCTGCAGTACGCTGATCTTATCACCACCGGGCTGTGGAAAGACCACCTTGCTGCGGGACATCGCCCGCCAATTGAGTCGGGGGATACCGCGCTTGGGTTTTCCCGGTGTCCAGGTGGCGGTGGTGGATGAACGGTCGGAGATCGGTGGCTGCTACCAGGGGGTGCCCCAAAACGACCTAGGGCCCCGTACCGATGTGCTGGACGGCTGCCCCAAAGCCCAGGGGATTATGATGCTGCTCCGTTCGATGGGACCGCGGGTCATCGTCACCGATGAGATCGGCAGCCTGGAGGATGCCCGGGCGATCCAGGAGGCTCTCCTTGGGGGGGTGAGCATCATTACCACGGCCCACGGTTCGGATCTAGAGGAAGTGGTCCGCCGTTTTGACTTAAGCGCCGAATTCCTCACAAAAAGCTTCCAAAAGGTCATCGTCCTGTCCCGCCGCCAAGGCCCGGGGACCATCCAAAAGGTCTTGGAACTGGGGAAATAGGGCCTGCTTTGTATGCGAACCGATAGTAGAAGAAAGCTGGCGGAAAAGGGGAAGGGTAGTTCCGCCAACCTAGATCACCTGCCAGGATTCGGCCTGGCAAGGGGGACAACCGGGTTTAGAAGTGGGTAGCAAGCCACTCCAGGAAGGCGTCGATCACTTCCGGCGCCACTTTCCGGGATGGGTCGTTATATTCAGCGAGATTAAACTCCTCGGTGGCGGGCATGAACAGGTGATCTAGCCGGGGAAACTCCACCAGCTTCACCCGGGTGTTGCCCGCAGTCTGGAGGGCTTGTGCCAGGGCCCGGGTATCTTCCACGGGCACCTGGGCATCCCACTGTCCGTGCAGGATCAACACCGGCACCGTGACCCTTTGGATCTCCTCGAGGGGCGTGAAGGAAAAGTGCTCTTGGAAGTAGGGGGCGTAGTAGGGAGTACCGAGAAACTCGATCCAGTCGCTGCCCTCCCGCAAAGCTGCGTAGAACTGGGCTTGGATGGCGAGATTGGCTTGGATTTGTTCCTCCGTTAGGCCCATCTGTTGTCCTGCCAACGCCACTTGATAGTCAATGATCTCATGGAGGGGCCGGGCCGGTGCCGCCAGCAACACCACCCCCGCCACATCATCCCGTCGGGCCGCCACCATGGGTACCAGCACGCCCCCCTCACTGTGCCCCACCAGGATCACTTGTTCCACGGAGCTGTTGGCTTTCAAAAAGTCGATGGCAGCACAAAGATCCGCCATGAGTTCACTGGGGGTGTGGGCCGCAAGGTTAGGATCCTGGTCACCCACACCGCGTTTGTCATACCGTAAAGAAGCAAAGCCCTGGGCGAAGGCTGCCTCCGCCAGTTGCTTGTACAGGTCTGTCCTTACGTTCCCGAAGTTGCCGTTCCGATCCACACTGCCGGAACCGTGCATAAAAATG contains:
- a CDS encoding PolC-type DNA polymerase III — its product is MQLVLQQRAKLQEQRPENGTAKPKQENNVIKGRKVAQPPVPIRQLGEPGESVVIKGELMSLESRVIRRGGSLLIMDFTDYTDSITAKLFVDDEDQIAEKMVVGNWYVLRGDLEIDRYSQELCLTVRDVSVGEAPEVRDEAEVKRVELHLHSRMSAMDSVVDLQTAVKQAAKWGHPAIAVTDHGCVQAFPEAYNAGKKNGIKIIYGVEGYLTDSEEPEAPTYHIVLLVQNQKGLKNLYELISISHIEHFYRHPRILRRELDKRREGLLLGSACEAGELMQALIHKAPYERLKEIARYYDYLEIQPLGNNEFLIGSPQVPTRETLMDLNRTVVKLGDELGLPVVATGDVHFLRPHDEVYRRILMAGQGYGDAERQAPLYLRTTAEMLAEFAYLGDRAEEVVIHNPRRIADSIEELRPVPAGLHPPKMPEAEELVPKMSYERARALYGEDLPEIVAARLDKELKAIVGNGYAALYWIAHLLTRKSMEEGYLVGSRGSVGSSFVATMCGITEVNPLPPHYRCPQCKHSQFITDGSVACGVDLPRQDCPRCGTPLDRDGFDIPFEVFLGFEGDKVPDIDLNFSGECQAAIHAYTEELFGKEQVFRAGTISTLAERTAYGFVKNYLDSKGIVARNAEINRLVRGCSGVRRTTGQHPGGMVVIPVGCSVCEFTPVQYPANDRNSGTITTHFDFHSIDETLVKLDILGHDDPTVLRMLQDMTGVDPLQIPLDDPDTMSIFSGVEALKVRPEDIGEEVGTIGIPEFGTRFVRGMLKETRPKTFGDLVRISGFSHGTDVWANNAQDLIKNGIATLEEAIATRDDIMLYLIQRGLPSKHAFTIMEQVRKGRGLKPEDIEAMKAKEVPQWYIESCQKISYMFPKAHAVAYVMMSFRIAYFKVHHPDAFYAAYFTTKAEEFDADLILAGPDQMRRVIQKVENNWADATAKDKSVASILEVALEAMARGIRFLPVDLYRSDATKFRVVEPNTLLPPLIGLQGLGKNAAENIVQARCQPFTSIEDFKERTGASKTVIETLMEHGCLEGLPSTDQMQLF
- a CDS encoding glycosyltransferase family 2 protein: MDVVVIIPAYNEGGTVRQVVEAARSCPLVDEVVVVSDGSTDRTVAEATAAGARVIALSENQGKGAAMYAGLQATSQEVILFLDGDLLGLTPRHVEKLLQPILEERADMAVGIFDTGRVCTDLAQRIAPHLSGQRALRRSALAGAPGFQEAGFGVETLITQYAREMGWRVVTISLKHVSHRLKEEKQGFLKGLCTRFSMYREILKVVFSRGH
- a CDS encoding alpha/beta fold hydrolase; this translates as MNLWVNPETRQILRLTIPTQGVEVRVQQGIRLSVEAEPQLGLEVTIPSGEIRLPGTLLVPEETAPRYGVIFMHGSGSVDRNGNFGNVRTDLYKQLAEAAFAQGFASLRYDKRGVGDQDPNLAAHTPSELMADLCAAIDFLKANSSVEQVILVGHSEGGVLVPMVAARRDDVAGVVLLAAPARPLHEIIDYQVALAGQQMGLTEEQIQANLAIQAQFYAALREGSDWIEFLGTPYYAPYFQEHFSFTPLEEIQRVTVPVLILHGQWDAQVPVEDTRALAQALQTAGNTRVKLVEFPRLDHLFMPATEEFNLAEYNDPSRKVAPEVIDAFLEWLATHF
- the spoIIIAA gene encoding stage III sporulation protein AA, which produces MSNYLRFQREILPILAPSLRKLIASLPQNLVGALEELRLRALRPLGVVCNRGDGFLQASGRIVSEPERGYMVTREELATTVELISQHSLYAYVEEMRHGYITIPGGHRVGLCGRTVVEERRVVLLRDIQSLNIRISRQVLGAADSVMEHILGPCGRICSTLILSPPGCGKTTLLRDIARQLSRGIPRLGFPGVQVAVVDERSEIGGCYQGVPQNDLGPRTDVLDGCPKAQGIMMLLRSMGPRVIVTDEIGSLEDARAIQEALLGGVSIITTAHGSDLEEVVRRFDLSAEFLTKSFQKVIVLSRRQGPGTIQKVLELGK